A single genomic interval of Coccidioides posadasii str. Silveira chromosome 1, complete sequence harbors:
- the SUB7 gene encoding subtilisin-like serine protease (SECRETED:SignalP(1-19)~EggNog:ENOG410PGE1~COG:O~MEROPS:MER0005078), whose amino-acid sequence MVFLGKILPLALAALSVNGAEILSAPGAENIPNGYIVVMKEGTSTQDFDAHREWVASVHHERLARRGSTNVGGMRHTYNFNQGFMGYAGTFDEETIQEIANRDDVAYIERDQIMKASAIQTQRNVPSWGLARVSSRQPGGRDYSYDSTAGQGVTAYIIDTGIDIRHTDFGGRAVWGTNTVDRRNEDCNGHGTHVAGTTGGTSFGVAKRARLVAVKVLDCNGSGSNSAVIAGMQWAMQHASQNDPRRAVANMSLGGGYSQASNQAAAAIVRAGIFLAVAAGNDNRDARSFSPASEPTVCTAAASHVRDGKASFSNWGQLVDVYAPGQDIISARPGGGSRSLSGTSMASPHVCGLGAYLIGLGRGSGGGLCDTIKRMALPVISNPGSGTTNRLINNGVSQ is encoded by the exons ATGGTTTTTCTCGGCAAGATTCTTCCACTCGCCCTGGCGGCTCTCTCCGTCAATGGAGCAGAAATCCTCTCCGCCCCCGGTGCAGAGAACATTCCCAACGGCTACATCGTCGTGATGAAGGAGGGTACCTCTACCCAGGACTTCGATGCTCACCGTGAATGGGTTGCAAGCGTTCACCACGAGCGCCTCGCCCGCCGCGGCTCTACCAACGTCGGTGGAATGCGCCACACCTACAACTTCAACCAGGGCTTCATGGGTTACGCCGGTACCTTCGATGAGGAGACAATCCAGGAGATTGCCAACCGTGATGAT GTTGCATACATCGAACGCGACCAGATTATGAAGGCCTCTGCCATCCAGACCCAGCGCAATGTCCCATCCTGGGGTCTTGCCCGTGTCTCCTCGCGCCAACCCGGAGGCAGAGACTACAGCTATGACTCTACCGCAGGACAGGGCGTTACTGCCTACATCATCGATACCGGTATCGATATCCGCCACACAGACTTCGGTGGCCGTGCCGTCTGGGGTACCAACACCGTTGACCGACGCAACGAGGACTGCAATGGTCACGGCACTCACGTTGCTGGCACCACTGGTGGTACCAGCTTTGGTGTCGCCAAGAGGGCGAGACTAGTCGCTGTCAAGGTCCTTGACTGCAATGGAAGCGGAAGCAACTCCGCTGTCATCGCTGGAATGCAGTGGGCCATGCAACACGCCAGCCAGAACGACCCCCGCCGGGCTGTCGCCAACATGAGTTTGGGCGGTGGCTACTCTCAGGCTAGCAACCAGGCTGCCGCTGCTATCGTCCGAGCTGGAATCTTCCTTGCCGTTGCCGCTGGTAACGATAAC CGAGATGCTCGCAGCTTCTCCCCCGCCTCTGAACCAACTGTCTGCACTGCTGCCGCTTCCCACGTCCGTGATGGCAAGGCTTCCTTCTCCAACTGGGGCCAGCTCG TCGATGTCTACGCTCCTGGCCAGGACATCATCTCCGCCAGACCCGGTGGTGGCTCTCGCAGCTTGTCCGGAACTTCCATGGCTTCTCCCCATGTTTGCGGTCTTGGTGCCTATCTCATCGGCCTTGGCCGTGGCTCTGGTGGCGGTCTCTGCGACACCATCAAGCGGATGGCTCTCCCAGTTATCAGCAACCCTGGCAGCGGTACCACCAACCGCCTCATCAACAACGGCGTCAGCCAGTAA
- a CDS encoding uncharacterized protein (CAZy:CE10~EggNog:ENOG410PHQB~COG:T~MEROPS:MER0033188~BUSCO:3932at33183), with amino-acid sequence MALSYLLARAAPSVDISQGTVVGTVLTDSSLPRPIEAFLGVPYGQPPAGERRFKRAQPVKPSVAVIDASKYGKRCPAGPLGWTADDWGEDCLNLNLFRPKDRPHNTKLPVAVYLHGGAFNGGAGRYHSSANMISWSEEPFIIVNFNYRLGALGFLPSTITEKENALNLGLHDQILLFEWVQKNIGAFGGDPSQVTLFGLSAGAHSIGHHVMHKTRSKRLFHRAIIDSGATTARAVYPPNNALHKRQFEEFLLEAKCSNISDDKVMPCLRSKPVLDIARASERIFNRYNPSDRWAFQPVIDGEIIDKAPIKNWKSGVWNKIPILTGFNTNEGAPFVPSNIATSEEFDDFFRALIPPLPPSDLRLLNKIYPDPLKDPESPYVEHRQINVGPQYKRITAAYGQFAYVCPVRQTAHLASEGQREPVYLYHWALNKTVKGGASHGDQGEYEVYGRGARQFSKTQETIAGFIHAYITSFITKGDPNHIKGEYADRPRWDRFRMKSARSVMVFGDGNDERAGGGHVGVAAQMGDIKWCEEECNFWSDRSILTES; translated from the exons ATGGCTTTGTCGTATCTCCTTGCGAGAGCTGCACCGTCGGTAGACATATCTCAGGGAACCGTCGTCGGTACAGTCTTGACCGACAGCTCGCTCCCTCGCCCGATCGAGGCCTTTCTTGGAGTCCCATATGGTCAACCACCAGCCGGCGAGAGGCGATTCAAGCGTGCCCAACCAGTGAAGCCGTCAGTTGCGGTCATCGATGCCTCGAAATATGGCAAAAG ATGCCCAGCCGGCCCTCTCGGATGGACCGCAGACGATTGGGGCGAAGATTGCTTGAATTTAAACCTTTTTCGCCCAAAAGACAGGCCACATAATACCAAGTTGCCTGTTGCAGTTTACCTCCACGGCGGAGCGTTCAATGGCGGAGCCG GAAGATACCATAGTTCTGCAAACATGATATCGTGGTCGGAAGAGCCGTTTATTATAGTAAATTTCAATTACCG ACTGGGGGCTCTTGGATTTCTGCCTTCAACTATTacagaaaaggaaaatgcgCTGAATCTCGGTCTCCATGACCAGATTCTGTTGTTTGAGTGGGTTCAGAAGAACATTGGTGCCTTTGGTGGAGATCCTAGTCAAGTCACTTTGTTTGGACTCTCCGCTGGTGCTCATTCG ATCGGCCATCATGTTATGCACAAGACTAGATCGAAGCGCCTCTTCCATAGAGCAATAATCGATTCCGGCGCAACCACCGCTCGGGCCGTTTATCCCCCTAATAACGCACTACATAAAAGGCAATTCGAAGAATTCCTCTTGGAAGCTAAATGCTCCAACATTTCGGATGATAAGGTGATGCCTTGTCTCAGGAGCAAACCGGTACTTGATATTGCTCGTGCCTCGGAGAGGATATTCAACCGCTACAATCCCTCCGATCGATGGGCCTTTCAACCCGTCATCGACGGAGAAATCATCGACAAAGCACCCATCAAAAACTGGAAATCCGGGGTATGGAACAAAATCCCAATTCTCACGGGGTTCAACACAAACGAAGGTGCTCCATTTGTGCCCTCTAACATCGCAACTTCAGAAGAATTCGACGATTTCTTCCGTGCCTTGATCCCACCCTTGCCCCCTTCAGACCTCAGACTACTCAACAAGATTTACCCAGATCCACTAAAAGACCCCGAATCTCCCTACGTTGAACATCGCCAGATAAACGTCGGCCCGCAATACAAACGTATAACGGCCGCTTACGGACAATTCGCATATGTCTGTCCCGTTAGACAAACGGCACACCTGGCTTCCGAGGGCCAGAGGGAACCTGTATATTTATACCACTGGGCGTTAAACAAAACTGTCAAAGGGGGCGCCAGCCACGGTGACCAGGGTGAATATGAAGTTTACGGTCGCGGCGCACGCCAGTTCTCCAAGACACAGGAGACGATAGCTGGATTTATCCACGCGTATATTACGTCGTTCATCACGAAAGGTGATCCGAACCATATCAAGGGCGAGTACGCTGACAGACCGAGGTGGGACCGATTCCGAATGAAGAGTGCAAGGAGCGTGATGGTGTTTGGGGATGGAAACGATGAGCGAGCCGGAGGAGGGCATGTTGGCGTTGCGGCTCAGATGGGCGATATTAAATGGTGTGAAGAGGAATGTAACTTTTGGTCGGACCGAAGCATTCTTACGGAATCATAA
- the CAP1 gene encoding F-actin-capping protein subunit alpha (EggNog:ENOG410PIBY~COG:Z~BUSCO:11661at33183), with protein sequence MPSNIEIASSFVEGAPPGELNDVVADIKALTSDGPDIINSLEPAFRSYNETQLTTTKLAGSSQEVIVSSYNRLEDGRYYDVESQTAFEFDHVSQIASAPKSHPLESQNSDLIKSLLKSLSSHTREHFVSCSYGVYPTDNDSSVTILLVANKYSPNNFWNGRYRTIYHVPISSPTTITGKIHVDVHYYEDGNVSLNNTKPVSIPIQSTSAETIVRRIAAAEREHQQELNEAFGRLAEGAFKGLRRQLPITRQKVEWEKVGGYRLGQDIAGGRGQ encoded by the exons ATGCCTTCGAACATCGAGATCGCTTCCTCGTTCGTGGAGGGCGCCCCTCCTGGTGAG CTCAATGATGTTGTTGCAG ATATAAAAGCTCTCACGTCCGACGGCCCCGATATTATTAATTCCCTTGAGCCTGCTTTCCGGTCATATAACGAGACGCAGCTGACGACAACGAAGCTGGCGGGCAGCAGTCAGGAG GTTATCGTGAGCTCTTATAACAGATTGGAAGACGGTCGGTATTATGACGTTGAAAGCCAGACGGCATTCGAATTCGACCACGTTTCTCAG ATAGCTTCTGCTCCAAAATCTCATCCGCTCGAGTCGCAAAATTCAGATCTCAT CAAATCCCTCCTGAAATCCCTGTCATCACATACCCGGGAACATTTTGTTAGTTGCTCCTACGGCGTCTACCCTACGGATAACGATTCGTCCGTGACCATACTCCTGGTTGCTAATAAATACTCGCCTAACAACTTCTGGAACGGCCGCTACCGGACAATCTACCACGTCCCCATTTCTTCGCCGACCACCATTACCGGAAAAATCCATGTAGATGTCCATTATTACGAGGATGGAAATGTGTCCCTTAATAACACAAAACCGGTCTCAATTCCAATACAGTCCACCTCGGCGGAGACGATCGTTAGACGGATCGCCGCGGCCGAGAGAGAGCATCAGCAAGAATTGAACGAAGCGTTTGGGAGACTTGCGGAGGGCGCGTTTAAGGGCTTACGCCGGCAACTACCGATAACAAGACAGAAGGTTGAATGGGAGAAGGTCGGTGGGTACAGGCTCGGCCAGGATATCGCTGGTGGGAGAGGGCAGTAA
- a CDS encoding uncharacterized protein (EggNog:ENOG410PGGW~BUSCO:6563at33183), translating to MDTTRVALSWVPAEAPSSQLTAQLEQSQAQTTDLNITTPKEHTALLENDATTKQPAPSEAAIEFPSRSCTPLPSRPSNSSKDDASSVGTPATPQRKDNPAHGLSLNLPPRLFSSPFSRGPASPKLDSAHIYTSPSSVLPRRSRGLDFSRASTNLHHSTLAEASPDSSPVVSGRGVTIPQRRAGNNGGFASPNNSHNYTWSASGHGDRNMISSSVSSINMMDSDSSSCSDEEDDGSLLALERGEPTISTPQPSRSTHNLSGAPFPNVAQSPATDWIHNLPSTKPSLMSFQRARYRGRTRHSSTSTSGTSSRPSPGPRSPPVIKSIETFPSGYFSKEAIIADVKSRRESLSLGTNDLRLSDMSDDGETKQGISSSSSGSIAGGSNPELARRGVIRRAVTRRGNLLPKTKNFARIKATLMEEGAPIESEAKQEAEVIRQVRESDTSVPSLSPSLINSALPLDSRENQPDTTITHNQPKADFNQQASENSGGVQFWNSFDDRYQTPPPSIYKTKDSVGDTVMQTPPGHPTPSFVQPRPFGPQAVLSQAATDLSQRLSKRRRVDDLDLDLASFKRRAVSPGTSTQSSPSQSQAFSFPESSQSGHLSKAKICPTSTQSTSSGHSQTVKRVGLQGMSEANEGFMNMTID from the exons ATGGATACGACACGGGTCGCGTTATCATGGGTCCCAGCAGAAGCTCCATCCAGCCAACTCACCGCACAGCTGGAGCAATCCCAGGCCCAAACCACCGATCTAAACATCACCACCCCCAAAGAACATACCGCTTTGCTAGAGAACGATGCCACGACAAAACAGCCGGCACCTTCCGAAGCAGCTATTGAATTTCCGTCCCGTTCGTGCACGCCGCTGCCATCACGACCCTCTAATTCTAGTAAGGATGACGCTTCTTCCGTCGGGACTCCGGCAACTCCGCAGAGGAAAGATAACCCAGCACACGGCCTTTCCCTTAATTTACCCCCGAGACTCTTTTCTAGTCCTTTCAGTCGCGGCCCAGCCTCCCCAAAGCTCGATTCGGCCCATATTTACACTTCGCCTTCCTCCGTGTTGCCGCGACGATCGAGGGGGCTGGATTTCTCCCGGGCTTCGACAAATCTACACCACTCAACATTAGCCGAAGCATCCCCAGATTCTTCTCCAGTTGTGAGTGGTAGAGGTGTGACAATTCCCCAGCGCCGTGCAGGGAATAATGGTGGCTTTGCCTCCCCGAACAACTCCCACAACTACACCTGGTCAGCTTCCGGGCATGGTGACAGGAACATGATATCTAGCTCTGTGAGTAGCATAAATATGATGGACTCAGATTCCTCAAGTTGCAGcgatgaggaggatgatggGTCCCTCCTTGCACTGGAACGGGGAGAACCCACCATCTCCACTCCCCAGCCTTCCAGGTCTACGCATAATCTATCGGGCGCACCTTTTCCGAATGTGGCTCAGAGCCCAGCGACAGACTGGATACATAATCTACCCAGTACGAAGCCCAGTCTTATGAGCTTCCAGCGGGCACGATATCGAGGTCGGACGAGACATAGCTCAACCAGCACAAGCGGCACTAGCTCTAGGCCTAGCCCAGGGCCAAGGTCCCCGCCTGTGATAAAGAGCATCGAAACGTTCCCGTCGGGGTATTTTTCTAAGGAAGCTATTATTGCTGATGTCAAGTCACGTCGGGAAAGCTTGAGTCTCGGGACAAACGACCTGCGCTTATCAGATATGAGCGATGATGGCGAAACCAAGCAGGGAATAAGTAGCTCATCTAGTGGCTCTATTGCCGGAGGTTCCAATCCGGAGTTGGCCCGACGCGGAGTAATACGCCGAGCAGTAACCAGACGGGGGAACCTATTG CCGAAAACCAAAAATTTTGCTCGAATAAAGGCAACTCTGATGGAAGAAGGCGCTCCAATTGAGAGCGAAGCAAAGCAAGAGGCCGAAGTTATTAGACAGGTGCGGGAGAGTGACACCTCAGTGCCTTCTCTATCACCCTCTTTAATTAATTCGGCGTTGCCATTGGATTCCCGTGAAAATCAGCCAGATACCACCATAACCCATAATCAACCGAAGGCTGATTTTAACCAACAAGCTTCTGAAAACTCTGGAGGGGTACAGTTTTGGAATTCATTTGACGACCGCTATCAAACGCCGCCCCCTTCTATCTACAAAACAAAGGATTCTGTCGGAGATACGGTGATGCAAACTCCACCGGGCCATCCAACACCTTCGTTTGTACAACCACGCCCATTCGGCCCCCAAGCCGTATTGTCTCAAGCGGCTACAGATCTTTCGCAAAGACTGAGCAAGCGGCGTCGAGTTGATGACCTCGACCTTGACCTCGCTTCCTTTAAGCGTCGTGCGGTCTCTCCAGGCACCAGTACTCAGAGCAGCCCAAGTCAATCTCAAGCGTTTTCATTTCCAGAGAGCAGTCAGTCAGGTCATCTGTCCAAAGCCAAAATTTGTCCAACGTCGACCCAGAGCACAAGTAGCGGACATTCACAGACTGTCAAGCGAGTCGGTTTGCAGGGTATGAGTGAAGCGAACGAGGGATTCATGAACATGACCATTGATTAG
- a CDS encoding uncharacterized protein (EggNog:ENOG410PHJE~COG:Q~TransMembrane:1 (o6-33i)), whose product MLLQPLVAHLSLLSVGVGFTALTALLTFGYCVYNKFFHPLRKYPGPFLASVTPWVQLFHGLKGDRHLWLYKLHLKYGPHVRVAPNFLSINSAQGLHDIYGHGKKVKKGDFYNAFPAIKGVYNTHNVIDKHVHGRKRRVLSQAFSDNALKGMEGVMLVNIRQFCAIMAGDEPSLDAGAQRTQKGFVVRNMADWFGYLTYDVMGELCFGKSFGMLIERGKREVIGLVDRAAYRHYVCGLWMPLDNWHLDQIFIRKLTNDRWNFIQKSRVEANQRAKERTQAGHEAKKDFFYYLLNAKDPESGRGLSTPELWGESNVLMIAGSDTTSTSLAATIFYLVRTPDALAKLKKEVRDTFDDVEEIVTGPKLNELVYLRACMDEAMRLCPAVPGAMPREVLPGGIEVDGLYLPGGIDIGTPCYAIHRKPEYYREPHTYIPERWIEGALCQSENGMWTSSKANVDLARRAFCPFSIGPRGCIGKGMALMEMRLTLARMMFLFDIELADRVGEDATGHLHMVDHFTSQKNGPNIIIKKRQFA is encoded by the exons ATGCTACTGCAGCCGCTCGTCGCCCACCTCTCTCTGTTGAGCGTGGGCGTGGGCTTCACCGCCCTGACTGCTCTTCTG ACCTTCGGCTACTGCGTGTACAACAAATTCTTCCACCCACTCCGAAAATACCCTGGGCCGTTCCTCGCATCCGTCACTCCCTGGGTGCAGCTGTTCCATGGCCTGAAGGGCGACCGTCATTTGTGGCTGTATAAATTGCATCTGAAATACGGCCCTCACGTGCGAGTTGCACCAAATTTCCTCTCCATCAACAGCGCCCAAGGTTTGCACGACATCTACGGTCATGGCAAAAAGGTTAAGAAGGGAGATTTTTACAATGCCTTCCCCGCAATCAAGGGTGTGTACAATACCCACAACGTGATCGATAAGCACGTCCACGGCAGAAAGCGACGTGTTCTGAGCCAGGCATTTTCCGACAATGCTCTGAAGGGCATGGAAGGTGTCATGTTGGTTAATATTCGCCAATTCTGTGCTATCATGGCCGGTGACGAACCATCTCTCGATGCCGGTGCTCAAAGGACACAGAAGGGTTTCGTTGTCCGGAATATGGCCGATTGGTTTGGATATCTGACGTACGACGTTATGGGTGAGCTCTGTTTCGGAAAAAGCTTCGGCATGTTGATCGAGCGCGGAAAACGGGAAGTTATCGGCCTTGTTGACCGAGCCGCTTACCGTCATTACGTG TGCGGCTTGTGGATGCCTCTGGATAACTGGCACCTGGACCAGATTTTCATTCGTAAACTTACCAACGATCGGTGGAATTTCATCCAAAAGTCTCGTGTTGAGGCAAATCAACGTGCGAAGGAGCGTACCCAGGCTGGACACGAGGCTAAGAAGGATTTCTTCTACTATCTCCTTAATGCCAAAGACCCTGAATCCGGTCGTGGACTCTCGACTCCCGAGCTCTGGGGAGAAAGCAACGTTTTGATGATTGCCGGTAGCGATACCACATCCACCAGTCTTGCTGCAACCATATTCTATCTTGTCCGAACTCCAGACGCCCTGGCGAAATTGAAGAAGGAGGTCAGAGACACCTTCGACGACGTGGAGGAGATTGTGACCGGACCGAAGCTCAACGAGCTGGTCTACCTGAGAGCGTGTATGGACGAAGCTATGCGACTTTGCCCTGCTGTGCCTGGAGCTATGCCCCGTGAAGTGCTTCCCGGTGGCATCGAGGTCGATGGACTTTACCTCCCGGGCGGCATTGACATCGGAACCCCGTGCTATGCTATCCACCGCAAGCCCGAATACTACCGCGAGCCTCACACCTATATCCCAGAGCGCTGGATCGAGGGTGCCTTGTGCCAGAGCGAGAACGGAATGTGGACATCCTCGAAAGCAAACGTAGACCTTGCGCGCAGAGCTTTCTGCCCGTTCAGCATTGGCCCGCGCGGCTGCATTGGCAAGGGTATGGCGCTGATGGAGATGCGGTTGACGCTCGCCCGAATGATGTTCCTGTTCGATATCGAGCTTGCTGATCGCGTTGGCGAGGATGCCACCGGTCATCTCCACATGGTTGACCACTTCACGAGTCAGAAAAATGGACCAAATATCATTATCAAAAAACGCCAGTTCGCATAG
- a CDS encoding uncharacterized protein (EggNog:ENOG410PHNP~COG:I), with protein sequence MEKQRRIPVVIGVGDIKNASKTTEDAAEPLQLILQAVEMAIKDSEVSSQAVNQLRSSIDSVDVVRTWTWPYPDLPGSIAERLGVQPKHKFYSDNGGNSPCKLFDEAARRVALGQSNVALVTGGEALASLEAFAREKKMPPPGWTQPDEAVTGVFSVKNMKLKENLGSIHSIGLPVQIYPLYENGFRARRSQSLQDNHRESAELYGEFARVAEKNPLAWSYGKPAETPQSIGTVTKRNRLICSPYPLLMNAFNTVNLAAACLITSTEFARKLGVPESRWIYPLAGAGTADSSNFWERPNFYSSPSISRSLDTALDLSGLQKEDIDIFDFYSCFPIVPKLACQHLGLPIVNPPKPITLLGGLTSFGGAGNNYSMHAITAMVHQLRQASGRPHHGLVLANGGVLSYQHVVVLSSQPRKHGSPYPSEKALPDVLTDMDVPVVDSQAEGEAVVETYTVEYSRDGTPLRAYVVGLLKSNNHRFIANHGDENTLTQLCNISEEPIGRTGYVRSDSDKKERNLFSFERVRKL encoded by the exons ATGGAGAAGCAAAGAAGAATACCCGTGGTAATTGGCGTCGGTGATATAAAAAATGCCTCCAAAACGACCGAGGATGCTGCCGAGCCGCTGCAGCTTATCCTGCAAGCAGTTGAAATGGCAATAAAGGACTCTGAGGTTTCAAGCCAGGCAGTCAATCAACTCAGGTCGAGCATTGACAGTGTGGATGTTGTCAGGACATGGACTTGGCCATATCCAGATCTACCAGGTTCAATTGCTGAGAGGTTAGGGGTTCAACCAAAACACAAATTTTATAGCGACAATGGTGGCAACTCTCCCTGCAAGCTCTTCGATGAAGCTGCCCGTCGTGTTGCCCTGGGACAAAGCAACGTTGCGTTGGTTACAGGAGGCGAAGCGCTGGCCTCAC TCGAAGCTTTCGCgcgggaaaagaaaatgccTCCACCCGGTTGGACACAGCCGGATGAAGCTGTCACTGGCGTGTTTTCCGTGAAGAATATGAAATTGAAGGAAA ACCTGGGCTCTATCCATTCTATCGGGCTCCCAGTCCAGATATACCCACTTTACGAGAACGGATTTAGAGCTCGTCGCTCCCAGTCACTACAGGACAACCACCGGGAATCAGCTGAATTATATGGCGAATTTGCCAGAGTGGCAGAGAAAAATCCTCTGGCTTGGAGTTATGGCAAGCCGGCCGAGACGCCTCAGTCTATTGGAACTGTGACCAAACGCAACCGTCTTATCTGTTCTCCAT ATCCCCTTCTCATGAACGCGTTTAATACGGTCAATCTTGCCGCGGCCTGCCTTATAACGAGCACTGAATTTGCACGAAAGCTCGGTGTCCCTGAAAGTCGGTGGATATATCCTTTGGCTGGTGCAGGAACGGCCGACAGTAGCAACT TTTGGGAACGCCCGAATTTCTATTCAAGCCCGTCGATTTCTAGGTCGCTAGACACGGCTCTGGATCTCTCAGGTTTGCAAAAGGAGGATATTgatatttttgatttttACTC CTGTTTTCCTATCGTTCCCAAACTCGCCTGTCAGCATTTGGGGTTGCCGATTGTCAACCCACCAAAACCTATTACACTCCTTGGAGGGTTAACATCCTTTGGAGGTGCTGGGAACAATTACTCTATGCAT GCTATCACGGCTATGGTTCACCAACTCAGACAGGCCTCTGGACGCCCTCATCATGGATTGGTCCTAGCTAATGGCGGAGTGCTAAGCTACCAACATGTCgttgttctttcttctcAGCCCCGAAAACATGGATCACCTTACCCGAGCGAGAAGGCCCTTCCAGATGTTTTGACTGACATGGACGTCCCAGTCGTTGACAGCCAGGCCGAGGGAGAGGCGGTCGTAGAAACCTACACTGTTGAATACAGCAGGGACGGCACTCCATTGCGGGCGTATGTGGTGGGACTTTTGAAGAGTAACAACCACCGGTTTATTGCCAATCACGGAGACGAAAATACATTGACGCAGCTTTGCAATATATCGGAAGAACCGATTGGAAGAACTGGCTATGTTAGAAGCGACTCGgacaaaaaagagaggaaCTTGTTCAGCTTTGAAAGAGTCAGGAAACTGTGA
- a CDS encoding uncharacterized protein (SECRETED:SignalP(1-16)~EggNog:ENOG410PKUK~COG:E~MEROPS:MER0003908): MKVLLAISALLGSALAAAIPSLGSEYNGYKVFRIPTVDQNLAQVVRIIKELELDTWEFPKTAGSAADVVVSPSQLSAFEEATAGLTVEVMHEDLGASIDAESAVVSTYEAGNLTDAWFNSYHSYNDHLQFLRDLQAQYPDNSELITAGNSYERRPLQGIHIWGSRGKGKPGVVWHGTIHAREWITTMVVEYMASSLLSERSDATVKSILDKYDFFIFPITNPDGFVYSQSRSRLWRKNRQPSRNNNIGTDLNRNYPYQWEGRGSSSNPSAETFRGLRPGDSPEVQAHTRFMQSVARSQGVKMYVDWHSYSQLFLTPYGYHCSRLPQNHQKHISLATAFAQALRAVHGTSFRVGPTCNTIYQVNGDSVDWAVEVGGFELGFAAELRDTGRHGFVLPASQIKPSGEETWAGIKALMARM, translated from the exons ATGAAGGTACTTTTAGCGATTTCGGCACTTTTGGGCTCAGCCCTCGCCGCGGCCATCCCTTCCTTAGGATCGGAGTATAATGGATACAAGGTCTTCCGAATTCCGACAGTGGACCAGAACCTCGCCCAAGTTGTTAGGATCATCAAGGAATTGGAGCTTGACACCTGGGAATTTCCAAAGACGGCGGGATCTGCTGCAGATGTCGTGGTTTCACCAAGCCAGCTCTCTGCCTTCGAAGAGGCCACTGCCGGATTGACGGTCGAGGTGATGCATGAAGATCTTGGAGCTTCAATCGACGCTGAATCAGCTGTAGTCAGCACATATGAAG CAGGAAACCTCACCGATGCCTGGTTCAATAGCTATCACAGTTACAATGACCATCTCCAGTTCCTTAGGGATCTGCAAGCTCAGTACCCCGACAACTCGGAGCTGATCACCGCTGGGAACTCTTATGAGAGGCGTCCGCTCCAGGGTATCCACATCTGGGGCAGCCGTGGAAAGGGGAAACCTGGCGTGGTTTGGCATGGAACAATCCACGCGCGTGAATGGATCACCACTATG GTCGTCGAATACATGGCATCGAGTCTGTTATCAGAACGATCCGACGCGACAGTGAAGAGTATTCTTGATAAATATGACTTCTTCATTTTCCCGATCACAAATCCCGACG GTTTCGTTTACAGCCAAAGCAGGAGCCGATTGTGGCGCAAGAATCGCCAGCCCAGCAGAAACAACAATATTGGAACAGACTTGAACCGCAATTATCCATACCAATGGGAGGGAAGGGGATCATCGTCGAACCCCAGCGCCGAGACATTCAGAG GCTTGAGACCAGGCGACTCACCCGAGGTCCAGGCACATACCCGCTTTATGCAGAGTGTTGCACGGTCCCAAGGAGTCAAGATGTATGTGGATTGGCACTCGTACTCCCAGCTTTTCCTGACCC CCTACGGATATCACTGCAGCAGGCTTCCACAAAACCACCAGAAGCACATCAGCCTTGCGACAGCCTTTGCTCAGGCGCTGAGAGCGGTTCATGGCACTTCTTTTAGAGTTGGGCCGACATGCAATACAATCTACCAGGTCAATGGAGACAGCGTCGACTGGGCGGTCGAGGTCGGCGGGTTCGAACTCGGATTCGCTGCAGAGCTGCGAGACACAGGTAGACATGGATTTGTCCTTCCAGCGTCGCAGATCAAGCCCAGCGGTGAGGAAACCTGGGCAGGCATCAAGGCTCTGATGGCGAGGATGTGA